The Styela clava chromosome 3, kaStyClav1.hap1.2, whole genome shotgun sequence genome includes the window AAATTTCTGAATAGTGTGTTACATGAATGGTTTCTGATAAATTTTATGAGAGTCAAGAATGATCAGGTGGGATTGATTAGCGTTAGAAAATTCTGATATTATTAgcttctaattttaaaaaagaagTATTAAATTATCCAGATCATATAGGCTACTGGTATAATATTCTCCTACTACTGTACTACTATTCGATTGGGATCAATGATAATGCAGAATACATTGTGTTACTGATCTGCTAATGTTATATTTATTAAGTATATTCTACATACCGTAtcttataaatttataatatcaCAACATTGCAATTTTTGCACAGATAAAGTAATATATTGGATATTGCATACATCAGGTATTAGGTTGCAAACTTGAATCATGTCATATCCACCACATCAACCTGGAGGATATCCAACTGCACCTCCTCATCCTAACCCACAAGGATATCCTCCTCAACAAGGTAATATTCATTTTTGCTGTTATGAATACATTTTTACAATTACTCGACACCAAGAAATATCCTGGAACAGCTCAATGTCAATTTAAGAAATGGGCTATTGTAATAGTCCCCTACTGTCCTACAAGGTTTTTAATTTCAAacgatttaatatttttcaagtttgtCACTTTTACAGTAGAGGTGTTGATATTGACTGGAAGGAGCATAAAAGATATGGCTAAAAGCAAATAAAGCGTTGGGAGTTGATATAACTAGAACCCATATGTGCAGCTCTTAGAGTGTTAGTTGTAGACATTACCATTAGTACCACGAAATGTTTACCTATAGTTCAGAGCCACCTAccttgctttaagcaaactcatgataatacaaaaatttccTCTTGCACAATATTGTTCTGactaaatatatttctttttcatttggTGCTACCTGTTTTTCCTTAAAATAAGTGTTTGTTCCTAAAAAGTTGTATTTTACCGTGCATTTCTTTATCTGAATTCATACAGACATAAATTCTTTATACACATGCGTCAGCCTTAATATTGAACAACAGTCAACAATGCTTTCAAGTTATATTTTCTAATGGAATCTCAATAATTTGCAGGTTATCCAGCACCACCACCACCAGGCTATCCTGGAGGACCTCCACCACCCCCTGGATACCCGCAAGCACCACCTGGTTATGCACCTGGTGCCTACCCAGCCCCACCAGCTCCTGGATATCCTCATCAGCCACCGCATCCAACAGGATATCGTCCTCCAATGGGACACAATCCTCATGGTTAGTTTCTTGAAGTGCAAGGTTAAGTGCTGGACAATTCCATTTAAAGAAATATGGATTTTAATttgtaaatacaatttttagCCTATTAGCATGGGAGGCTTGCGTTTGCTCAAATAGTATTTATCTTTCGCTTAGGGTATGTTTCTGAAGTCGCTTATTGTATCTGTAGAAGCccaattcaaattatattttataacaaaattttgaaccGTGGTATTCAAATGGTTTTTTAACTTCTTTATGAATGCAATTATATTTAGTAGTGATTATGAACTTAAATTGACTGATTAGGTGACAATAATTGAATAGCTGTTATAATTTGTCATGTTTACCTAAGTGTGTACAAACAAAATGTTTATAATATGGTAACTCTGTATTGCACTTCTGTTAATTGGAATATCATTTGACTGTAAATATATGATTTCAGTATGAGTAATGCCATTACAGAAATAAATCACAGCAATTTCGTTATCAAATGTGAATAAAAATCTATTTTAGGTGCTTATGCTGCTGGTGCAATGGCTGGTGGTGGTGCAATGGCCTATGGTATGCATGGACATAAAAAGCATCATAAACACCATAAGCATGGAAAACATTCATCAAGTTCAAGCTCCAGTAGTAGCAGCAGTGATGATGAATTTGTGAGTTTTTGCTATTGCCGGTTCAATTTTGGTCAGATCTCTGACAAGTTAATGTACTCGTACTCATAATTTGACTTTTATTTCAGTTTGCTGGTGTTAACTAAGTATACCCATATCATATTCATCAAATATTGATCAAGAATGATTATGTACATTTACATAAAGGTGTGGCTAGTTATATATCTCAAAATAATCTTTTCGCAAACATGCTCTGGATTGTTGTATATTCTTCTAGTTGGTTTGTATTTAACCCAAAGTGAAGAGACTCGAAGAAGACATAGTATATAtcactgtattttttgttctaTATTTATTTGTAGACGGTTAACTTGTGGGAGCTTGGAAATTTCCATTCCCAATTACTTTATTTACCTTGgaaatatttctgaatatttgaaGGGAAGAATAGTACGTTATGTCTTTTTCGACTCTCTTCATCGAATTATTCATTCAATTCTAGCGCCACCTGCCAAAACATGAACGCAAGAGGATGAAAAAGATGAAGAAGCAAATGAAAAAAGGACACAAGATGCATTATTAATCAATTACTCAACacaaattgtatttgaatatagaAACTATTAATCGCTCGCTagtgaaaaatgatttttgaggGTAGATAGTCAACCACTGCTATCAACAGATTTTGTGTTTTCACTCCTTACTAATCCTCAAGGTAGGCGTAAACTATTATATTTTGTAGGTTGGTTGCCTGGATTTTATTGAAGTGGTATTCCTGATAATCACTATATTGGGTCGTACTATGTACCGGTATGTTTTATTTAGTGCCAGATTTCTATGATTTCAAATGAGCCTTTACAACAATAAATATTTAGTCATTCGTATTGCTTTGAGtgagatatttttataatcatgATTTCATGCCTATTAATAATCAATATATAATTGCAAATTGCTATATAATGTTATGCACTTttttgggcgctcccgaagtatgtgcactgagatggcgcacgacctgaaccccaacctggtacacatactatgttcaagatgtgcgccatcttggagcaCGTACTTCTCGAGCTCCCTTTTTTGTTGTCTGTAATGTTTTTCCCGCCTTGAAACAATCTATGTACAAAATTATTTCCCTATTTACAGGGGATAATGAATTGATAAAATACAACATTGTTCAGGTAGTTATAGCATGCTTGAAAATAGGAGTCTTATGGGTGCtttcgaagtatgtgcaccaagatggcgcacatcctgaaccctaccctggtacacatactgttgtgcgccatcttagtgaaCATATTTCTGGAGGTCCGTTTTATGATGGGAATTGAAAATTGGAGGCTAAAATCCATGTACACAAACCTTCTACTGCAGTCATATGCTTGTATACAATATGCTTTGtggtatttattcaatttttttcagttatGCTGTGccttcatttttatttgaaaattatggtATGCAATTGTTGAATTGTAATGTTGCAACACCACTTTAACACTTAGCTTGAAAAAATTTTGCGGTGTTTATTTTAAACATACAATTAGGTAGTTAATATACTGAGTCTAGGgtgttatatatattagaatCAGGGCCCTCATGCCATCCCTATTTCTGAGATTTATCTTTATTCATCGGACTCACATCTTACAAAATGAGCTTGTCCTTGTTTTCATAATTTGCCCCATTCTTTCAAAAGCAAAGTGCATAGTTAATTATGAATTATATGGATAGGGTATTTGTTGGTAGAATCGGTAAGGCTATTACTTTCTTGCTCTGAAAATTTTAGTAAACAACTGCCTATATCATTTTCATGTTTGCTGTAGTATTATTATGTTTCTATGTATGTGAAACGTATATGGCTCGTTAAGGtagcaaatattattttgtccTCATAATTGCACCTAATTTGTAGAAATATAATCATATTGAAACATTTGTTTGAAGCTTATTGTTGTCAAAAAATAGAATATGTAGAAGCGTTGTTTCAAACAAACTGTACATGCAAAAGATTTATGGTCTACATGAGGTTTTCTCATCAGTTGCAATTGTAACTTGCAGGTATATACCAGTACCTAACGCAAAATATTTGTCTCAACATAAACCTTCCCAGAGTTGAAACTGTGGAGGCTAAAAAGCCTCCAGTTTCAAGGTCTTGTGTGACAATTATGTTTGCCAGAAGCCCAGAACTAATAAATTGCCAAGACATGAAAGGGTGTGGTTGTGGTACAAACTCTGGTCCTTCATGATGATGATGATGTTTTCATCTTCTGCAATCCTTTTAGTATTTGGTTTTGTTTGGTGTTGTCAGACGACCCATTACTAAACTGTGTCGATTTCTAGAAGACCAGAAATAATGGATCGAATTAATGTCTCATTTACAACGTTTAATTTGTTAGAATATATTCCCTGGGTCATATATTCGGGTGGGGGGATGTTAAGTTGTAAACGTACGTTGTTTACATTTTTGTCGTACATTTTGCCACTGTATGCAGTGCATCGTGCGCTGCCTTGTGACCAATCATTGTAGACCCATTATTACCCTTTTTCCCTTTGCTTGTAGCGTAAATTAGTAATATTATCTGTCTATCGTCTATCACTTCTATTCCCGAAGATAAACTAATATTCAAAGACGGGAAAACAAATGATCTTGGATTTATTCTTAAGAAACATATCGATGCGGAGAGATACAGGCTTCTAACTTCGAATGGTCCGAAAAACGTGACGTTTCTGGATACCGTTAGACAAAGTCgtcgtaaatttctcaaaaatggCTTGACGATGACAGATTTTGCAGTTGGTTAGTTTGCACCCAACTCTCTGATGGGGGtggattttgtattcacaaaaagCCAGCTGAGTTGTTGAATCAGTTTGCTTATTGATAAACTGTTGTTGTTTCGCTCTTGAAGAAGGGGTGTCttaaacccaatataatttctaaaattttcaaatttggcccccccccccaatttttgggctggctacgccactgtatAGGTGGTTATTAATTTCCAGTTTAAAGTTTCATATATTTTGCTGAGATGTTATAGTGCAGGGTAAGATTAATGATTCGCCTCTGGACCAAACCGATTTTTGCAATGATCGAAATTGGGGTCAGTGGCGGGTGAATGAATATTTAGCAAATATGACAGTTATAGTAAAGACATTACCGGTACTTTCATTTTCGTAAAACaacattaacattaaattttgggctggctacgccactgtatAGAATATAGATGATTATTAATTTGGTGTATAGATGGTTAAATGCGCGACATAAAATATTGAAGTTCAAATAATATCGTTTTGTTTGGGTCAGATTGCAAACAACGATTCAAGCAACTATCTTACAGTAAtagttgaataaataataaaaaagcaatTCAAACATAAAGAAAGAAATGAGTCGGCAATGATTTAGTAACCGCGAAATTTAATGGCATTGGGGTCAtcttaattaattaaataattataatagGAACTCTAGGTTTTACACTGATTTATGCTTGATCGACATCTTGGTCACTTTTTATATCTGCTATTATCGTGATGTCTCAAAAACGCCGTGTCCTACTTGTTCAACTCTTGTGTGTTGTGTGGGAAACATGGGACAAATTATACAGGTGTGACACGCAGGATAAGTGTGGCACCTGGAACACAACATTTTTGAGATACCGTGATTCTATGGAAATTTTGGAAGCTTTTGCTGTCATTTCGTGAGTGGTCGAAGTCTACGAGAATTGTTTTTTGCTGAAACCTATCTGCTAAAATGTTGTATATATTTGTTGGGgttattagttttttttctcTGCAACTTAGAAACctatcaatttcaaattctgTACTTGAAAGTTGTTAGAAGGATATTCACATTTTTTCGAATTCCCTAGTGGCCAAGTCCTTTGGGACCCCAAATGGGCCACTTTTTATGACGTACGGAGCAAACACTGTTCCCAGCTAAAGCCTCGCCGGTACAGATGCGAAACCTTTTCGATATAGAATTGGTGTATCGAAGAAAATATAATCGCGCGACGCTTGTCAcccccccaataatttcgcaaaaaaattttacacatgttgtttccgccttacaaaattattatgtccgaaaagtgcgatagtcgaGCGCGATTAAACGGTTAtcagttaccgatattataactgtttttcttacaataatgtagaCCAGAGCGCCTTCGGAGCACCTTACATTTTTGTGAAACATGCGcacccgcacgggtaatactccgtcttcaaacgcaccgccgatcacgcgccacggttttgcacaactaattacaatttaatatggttttctcattgtcaaaatctttcaatagtgttattgtttattgttggcacttgcgagagaagtgaaagaggcaaactgtatttcattacaacaattaatcatTATCGCTAAAACATAAATAgatttaaagttgttataaacaattttcaccgctggacgtatctttttcacgttatggatttcgCGCAAGGCCCAGAATAATTTGCGGgcaaatatcaaagcaattacTATGTCaaaacgcttattcgacttttcagaccacaGAAACTATCTGAAAAAGATACACCccctttttgaattttttcaaaaactgaaaaagtcgccaaCAACGCGTTCAATTGCCTTTTGCTAAAAccgccgattgttttcatcattgtgATCTGTTACGTTGGCGTTTATTCTcattaaatcacaaattttccacaaatttgtgacacgatgactatgataattattttatttttgtactagCACGGAATTATGAACCCGGCAAGAATTCTTAGAAGTTCATCcgagatttatattttttaattgaaaagcggcaatataaaatactaaaaatggaACCGTAAACAAAACACgttttgttgaggcccgcgacagtctaaaaacgcctttttaggcatcgaaaatcgcaaaatttcgtgttcCTACGGCACACATTATAGTTGGTTGGCCTTCAAAAACGATTCATTACGTTACGGTTAGTTAATTgtgggcgggatttgc containing:
- the LOC120342886 gene encoding uncharacterized protein LOC120342886, with the translated sequence MSYPPHQPGGYPTAPPHPNPQGYPPQQGYPAPPPPGYPGGPPPPPGYPQAPPGYAPGAYPAPPAPGYPHQPPHPTGYRPPMGHNPHGAYAAGAMAGGGAMAYGMHGHKKHHKHHKHGKHSSSSSSSSSSSDDEFRHLPKHERKRMKKMKKQMKKGHKMHY